Within the Novosphingobium pentaromativorans US6-1 genome, the region TCAGCTGGACCTGCACGTCGGCTGAACGCAGTGCCTTGGCCAGTTTCAGCGCAGTCTCCCAAGGCACGTCGGGGTCCTGCTGGCCCTGCAGCAGACGCACCGGGGCATCTATCGCGATCTCATGGCCGAGCAGGAGATTGGCCTGTCCGTTCTCCCAGAAGCCGGGATGGGTCGGCGTCGGCTCGGGCCCATATGGATTGTCCTCCAGGACGACTTCGCCCGCGGCGAGCCGCGCCTTCTCCGCGTCGGTCTTGCCCCAGTCGGTGAAGTCGGGCGCGGCGGCGATGCCGACCAGCCCGGCGCAGCGTCCCTCGGGCAGGGCCAGCGCCACAAGCAGCATGAGCCAGCCGCCCATCGAGGAACCGATCAGCACCACACGCCCCGGGCACAGCGCCTCGATCAGCGCAACCACCTCGTCCTTCCAGCGCAGCAGGGTGCCGTCCGCAAAGTCGCCCGGGCTTTCGCCGCAACCGGAATAGTCCAGCAGCAGGCAGGCGCGGCCGTGACGATGCGCCCAGTCGAACACTGCAGCCGCCTTGCTGCCGGCCATGTCGGACATGTAACCGGGCAGGAAGACCATCATCGGCCCTTCACCCAGGGTAAGGCGATAGGCGATCCTCCGCCCGTCGGGCATTTCGTGGAAGCAGGTTTCGGTCATGCCCCGGAAAGTGGGGTCCATGGCGCTCGAGGGCAAGGCGTAACCTTGGAGCTTCAGGTGGGTGACTCCCCGGGGCTGACCTGCTAGATGCCGCGGCGATGACGCGGCTCACTCCCACAACGACCACCACGACTACCCGGCTGGCCCGGGCACGGTTGGTCGCGGACTGAAGACGCGAGCCACCGTCGCCCGGGGGCCCGGGCGGCAGGCGTCACTTCCCGGATCCGAAACGAATTTACCTGACGCCGGACCTTCCGCCGCGCGCAGCCATGTGCCATGGCGCTGCGGCTCAGGAGCGAAAGACGAGATCGATGTCCGAGATGTTCAAGATCAGCCTTCCCGATGGTTCCGTGCGCGAGATGCCGCTCGGGTCGACCCCCGGCGACGTTGCCGCCGCCATCGGCCCCGGCCTCGCCAAGGCCGCGATTGCCGCAAGGATCGACGGTGAGCTGGTCGACCTGACCCGTCCCTTCACCGGCGATGCGACGCTGGCGCTGGTCACCGGCCGCGACGAGGAAGAGGCGCTCGAACTCGCCCGCCACGACTATGCGCACGTGCTGGCCGAGGCGGTGCAGGCGCTCTGGCCCGGCACCCAGATCACTTTCGGCCCCGCGACCGACGACGGCTTCTACTATGACGTGATGGCTCCGGCCTCGCGCGAGCCCTTCGGCATGGACGACCTTCCCGCCATCGAGGAAAAGATGCGCGAGATCATCAAGGCCGACAAGCCGCTGCGCCGCGAAGTCTGGAGCCGCCAGCAGCTGATCGACAAGTGGACCGCCGAGGGCGAGACCTTCAAGGCGCAATGGGCCGGCGAACTGCCCGAGGGCGAGGAACTGACCGTCTACTGGTCCGGCGACGACTGGCTCGACATGTGCCGCGGCCCGCACCTTCCCTCGACCGGCAAGCTCGACCCTCAGGCCTTCAAGCTGATGCGCGTAGCCGGGGCCTACTGGCGCGGCGACCAGAAGAACGCGCAGCTGACCCGCATCTACGGCACCGGCTGGCTCAACAAGAAGCAGCTTAATGCCCACCTTACCCGGCTCGAGGAAGCGGCCAAGCGCGACCACCGCAAGCTCGGCGGCGAGATGGACCTGTTCCACCTCCAGGCCGAAGCGCACGGCTCGGTGTTCTGGCACCCCAAG harbors:
- a CDS encoding alpha/beta hydrolase — protein: MTETCFHEMPDGRRIAYRLTLGEGPMMVFLPGYMSDMAGSKAAAVFDWAHRHGRACLLLDYSGCGESPGDFADGTLLRWKDEVVALIEALCPGRVVLIGSSMGGWLMLLVALALPEGRCAGLVGIAAAPDFTDWGKTDAEKARLAAGEVVLEDNPYGPEPTPTHPGFWENGQANLLLGHEIAIDAPVRLLQGQQDPDVPWETALKLAKALRSADVQVQLIKDGDHRLSRESDIALLLRTLDEIVSGAA